The Glycine soja cultivar W05 chromosome 6, ASM419377v2, whole genome shotgun sequence genome has a window encoding:
- the LOC114416068 gene encoding protein bicaudal C homolog 1-like, translating to MAELPAPEAQLNGGAPATTANSSEPIGSKRQRRPSVRLGDIGDQPYDSHPRRAAAKTWRLAFDHPRHSSSAAAAARPSKIRPLTNLTPAAAVAELGETLESDGNVDSVLIGSWKVKDSKKRGGGAKRIRSNWISRIDGGEDDDDDIIVDEDGYHHRDFSAEHSESPMREEHSPIMENLGVDEEREVQHYHERNGNSGSGDGVRVWLNGLGLGRYAPVFEIHEVDDEVLPLLTLEDLKDMGISAVGSRRKMFCAIQKLGKGFS from the coding sequence ATGGCAGAGCTCCCGGCGCCGGAGGCGCAGCTCAACGGCGGAGCCCCAGCAACGACGGCGAATTCCTCGGAGCCCATCGGATCGAAGCGGCAACGGCGGCCGAGTGTCCGATTGGGCGACATCGGCGACCAGCCCTACGACTCCCACCCCCGCCGCGCCGCCGCGAAAACGTGGCGCCTCGCCTTCGACCACCCCCGCCACTCCTcctccgccgccgccgccgccaggCCCTCCAAGATCCGCCCCCTCACGAACCTCACCCCTGCCGCCGCCGTCGCCGAGTTAGGCGAAACCCTAGAGAGCGACGGCAACGTGGATAGCGTTCTAATCGGAAGCTGGAAGGTGAAGGACTCCAAGAAGCGCGGCGGCGGCGCTAAGCGTATCAGATCGAATTGGATTTCGCGAATCGACGGCGGCGAAGACGACGATGACGACATCATCGTCGACGAAGACGGTTACCACCACCGAGACTTCTCCGCCGAACACTCCGAAAGCCCCATGAGGGAGGAGCATAGCCCTATCATGGAGAATTTGGGCGTGGACGAAGAACGAGAGGTGCAGCATTACCACGAAAGAAATGGTAATTCTGGAAGCGGAGACGGTGTTAGGGTTTGGCTCAATGGATTAGGGTTAGGTCGTTACGCTCCCGTTTTCGAAATTCACGAGGTTGATGACGAGGTTTTGCCCTTGTTAACGTTAGAGGATCTTAAGGATATGGGGATTAGTGCTGTTGGGTCGAGGAGGAAAATGTTTTGTGCGATTCAGAAGCTTGGGAAAGGGTTCTCCTGA
- the LOC114416065 gene encoding transcription factor bHLH137-like gives MAAFSYQYHPFLVDPAFFPNNLNTPNSPPPPLPSQFQQLPHETSSFNVTNQETSCVDQSSKITISDNEPSVTKNLSPQSSMVVDKLETGEQVTQKVNIPVDKKRRTRNGSSFTSNPQSKDTATEGKNKKQRKNNGGLKEEDKAKEEKKDQRKCPEEPPTGYIHVRARRGQATDSHSLAERVRREKISERMKVLQRLVPGCDKVTGKALMLDEIINYVQSLQNQVEFLSMKLASVNPMFYDLATDLDTLLVRPEKLNSMASPSPLPSMSHCNSPNNQATTFADTTTMTPTNIFHTTSDYLLDNSVSFFLQGQRPNVLSEEDTGSHFWDAEDQRQKFLHPYGFSNNLCSFH, from the exons ATGGCAGCTTTTTCATACCAATACCATCCTTTTCTTGTTGACCCTGCATTCTTTCCCAACAACTTAAACACTCCTaactctcctcctcctcctcttccttctCAGTTTCAACAACTCCCTCATGAAACATCATCTTTTAATGTCACAAACCAGGAGACTAGCTGTGTTGACCAGAGCTCCAAGATCACCATCAGTGACAATGAGCCTTCTGTCACTAAAAACCTTAGCCCTCAGTCCTCCATGGTAGTCGACAAGCTTGAAACTGGGGAGCAGGTCACTCAGAAGGTGAACATTCCTGTGGACAAGAAAAGGAGAACTAGAAATGGTTCTTCCTTCACCAGTAACCCCCAATCCAAG GATACTGCAACAGAAGggaaaaacaagaaacaaaggaagaacaatggtGGGTTGAAAGAAGAGGACAAggcaaaagaagagaagaaggatCAGAGAAAGTGTCCTGAAGAGCCCCCAACAGGCTATATCCACGTCAGAGCAAGAAGGGGTCAGGCAACGGATAGCCACAGCCTTGCTGAAAGG gtGAGAAGAGAGAAGATAAGTGAAAGGATGAAGGTGTTGCAACGGCTTGTGCCAGGCTGTGATAAG GTGACTGGAAAGGCCCTTATGTTGGatgaaataatcaattatgttCAGTCTTTACAGAATCAAGTTGAG TTCTTGTCAATGAAGCTTGCTTCGGTGAATCCCATGTTTTATGACTTGGCAACGGATCTAGACACCCTCTTGGTTAGGCCAGAG AAACTAAATAGCATGGCATCACCATCACCACTACCATCAATGTCACATTGCAACAGCCCCAACAACCAAGCCACAACTTTTGCTGATACAACCACCATGACCCCCACCAACATCTTCCACACTACTAGTGACTATCTTTTGGATAATTCAGTCTCATTTTTTCTTCAAGGGCAGAGGCCAAATGTGTTATCTGAGGAG GATACCGGTAGTCATTTCTGGGACGCAGAGGACCAGcgacaaaagtttcttcatccATATGGATTCAGCAACAACTTATGTTCctttcattaa